The following is a genomic window from Bacillota bacterium.
CCTGTAGGATTTCATTGACGACTGGTAAATGGCAATATGGAACGGGCAGTTCATGGGCTTTAGATAATATTCCTCCCCGTCGATCATGATCGGGCTGTACATGCTGTCTTTATAGAAGCCCAGATGCCCCGAGGTCTTCCACAGTTCCGCGCGCCCGATATGTGGGGTATACACCCAGTCATAGCCGTTCATGATATGAGCCTGCTGGCTGAATTTTTCAAGCAGATATCGCACCATAGCACCCTTCGGATGCCACAGCACCAGCCCCTGCCCTATTTCCGGCGTCGAGCTGAACAGGTCGAGCTGGGCTCCGAGATTCCGGTGATCTCGCCTTGCGATATCTTCTTCGAGCAAGGTAAATTCTTTAAGCTTAGCTTCGTTTTCAAAAGCCGCTCCGCTTATTCTAGTCAGCATATCGCCGTCAGCGTCGCCTTTCCAATAGGCGCCTGAAAGTCCCGACAGCTTGAATGAATTTGTGTCAAGACTTTGCATAGACAGCGGATATTCGCATAAATCACGAAATGCGCCCAGCGAATAAATGGCGCATCCGTCATTCAACAGCTCAAGTTTGTACGGCTGATCCTGAAAAAGCGATTTTATCTTTTCAGGGCTTTCAGTCGATAACTTGATTGCCGTGTTTGCAATGAGCTCTTTCATCTTTTCTTCTATCGCCGGCAGATCTGTAAGCGAGATCTGAGCCGGCAATTTGAAGTCATAATAAAACCCGTTTTCCGTTAAACCTCCGCCGCCAAGCTTTACATCAGAATAGATTTCAGACACCGCTGCCGCCAACACAAATGCATAAGTCCTGCGAAGAGATTCGATGCCGCTGTTTTCGTTTGTTTTCATATACCATCCCTGCTTATCAAATTAATAATGTTGATTTAAGCAGAGGCCGGTAATACCGCGAGAAAAGTATGCTTTGTGTGATGACTTATTTCTCACGGACATTTCACCCCATTTCTTTTGAGCAAACAAAAATGCCCCCATCCCAATGGGATGAGAGCACTGCTCACATGGTTCCACCCAAATTACAAGCCTGCATTTTTATTATGCAAAGTCTGCCACTTGTATGATTATAACGGAATCACCGTTCGCTCTTACTGTACGTTCAGGCGACTGCTCGGAGGTGGTTTTCAGCTTTTC
Proteins encoded in this region:
- a CDS encoding threonine--tRNA ligase → MKTNENSGIESLRRTYAFVLAAAVSEIYSDVKLGGGGLTENGFYYDFKLPAQISLTDLPAIEEKMKELIANTAIKLSTESPEKIKSLFQDQPYKLELLNDGCAIYSLGAFRDLCEYPLSMQSLDTNSFKLSGLSGAYWKGDADGDMLTRISGAAFENEAKLKEFTLLEEDIARRDHRNLGAQLDLFSSTPEIGQGLVLWHPKGAMVRYLLEKFSQQAHIMNGYDWVYTPHIGRAELWKTSGHLGFYKDSMYSPIMIDGEEYYLKPMNCPFHIAIYQSSMKSYR